From one Peptostreptococcaceae bacterium genomic stretch:
- a CDS encoding metallophosphoesterase, whose translation MALYAIGDLHLSFSTDKPMDIFGPQWNKHYEKIEKNWKKYISEEDTTLIPGDISWAMHLSDARKDLDWIEKLPGRKILLRGNHDYWWTSLKKMHLAYSNHIFVQNNHSSYGEYAICGTRGWVCPNDSAADEHDDKIYRRELARFEMSLISAKKEGWKRIIVMLHYPPTNEKFEPSGFTDLIKKYGVEIVLYGHLHNINSYSAGIKGVKDGTSYELVSSDYIDFKPKLILP comes from the coding sequence ATGGCTTTATATGCTATAGGGGATTTGCATCTGAGCTTTTCCACAGACAAGCCAATGGATATTTTTGGGCCCCAGTGGAACAAGCATTATGAAAAAATTGAAAAGAATTGGAAGAAGTATATTTCCGAGGAGGACACCACTTTGATTCCGGGAGATATTTCGTGGGCAATGCACCTGTCAGATGCAAGAAAAGATTTGGACTGGATAGAAAAATTGCCTGGAAGAAAAATACTTTTAAGAGGCAACCATGACTATTGGTGGACCTCGCTAAAGAAAATGCATTTGGCTTATTCGAATCATATATTCGTACAGAACAATCATTCATCATATGGAGAATACGCAATCTGTGGCACGAGGGGTTGGGTTTGTCCAAACGATTCCGCGGCTGATGAGCATGACGACAAGATTTATAGAAGAGAACTTGCTCGATTCGAAATGTCATTGATATCTGCTAAGAAAGAAGGCTGGAAAAGAATAATCGTCATGCTTCACTATCCACCGACCAATGAAAAATTCGAACCGTCAGGGTTTACTGATTTGATTAAAAAGTACGGAGTTGAAATTGTGCTTTATGGACATTTGCACAACATAAATTCCTATAGTGCGGGAATTAAAGGCGTTAAAGATGGTACAAGCTACGAATTGGTTTCCAGCGACTATATAGATTTCAAGCCCAAACTCATATTGCCATAA